In the genome of Muntiacus reevesi chromosome 5, mMunRee1.1, whole genome shotgun sequence, one region contains:
- the CENPL gene encoding centromere protein L: MDSYDTPELTPRQDASSRLKDFFIGATPLQKRLESVRKQTSFIPTPQRRKIPQGSQLQEDVDPQKFAFLLHKQWTLYSLTPLYKFSYTNFKEYSKLLNAFIAAEKQKGLAVEVGDDFNIKVIFSTLMGVKGTQRDPEAFLVQILSKSQLPSEHKEEKVLWTGWFCCVFGDSLLETVSEDFTCLPLFLANGAETNTAVIGTWFQKTFDCYFRPLAINAFNLSWMAAMWTACKMDHYMATTELLWSVPCRPHSLDISYAIHPEDAKALWDSVHKTPGEVTQEEVDLFMDCLYSHFHRHFRIHLSATRLVRVSTSVASAHTDGKIKILCPKYLIGVLAYLTELAIFQIE, encoded by the exons ATGGATTCTTATGATACACCGGAATTGACTCCTAGACAAGATGCTTCCTCAAGGCTTAAAGATTTCTTTATAGGCGCCACTCCTCTGCAGAAACGATTAGAATCAGTCAGGAAGCAGACTTCCTTTATCCCAACTCCGCAGCGAAGGAAAATCCCCCAGGGTTCACAACTGCAG gAAGATGTTGATCCTCAGAAGTTTGCATTCCTTCTGCATAAACAATGGACTTTATATAGTTTAACTCCCCTATATAAATTCTCCTATACTAATTTCAAAGAGTACTCTAAACTTCTGAATGCATTTATTGCTGCTGAAAAGCAGAAAGGACTTGCTGTGGAAGTGGGAGATGACTTCAACATCAAAGTGATTTTCTCTACTCTCATGGGAGTGAAAGGAACACAAAGAGATCCTGAAGCATTTCTTGTCCAG ATTTTGTCAAAATCTCAATTGCCATCTGAGCACAAAGAAGAGAAAGTGTTGTGGACTGGTTGGTTCTGCTGTGTATTTGGAGACAGTCTTCTGGAGACTGTTTCAGAAGATTTCACCTGTCTACCCTTATTCCTTGCAAATGGTGCAGAGACTAATACAGCTGTAATTGGAACCTGGTTTCAGAAAACTTTTGACTGTTACTTCCGTCCCTTAGCAATCAATGCATTTAATCTTTCCTGGATGGCTGCTATGTGGACTGCATGCAAAATGGACCATTATATGGCCACTACTGAATTACTTTGGTCTGTACCCTGTCGCCCTCATAGTCTGGACATTTCTTATGCCATACATCCGGAAGATGCAAAAGCTTTATGGGACAGTGTTCACAAAACACCTGGGGAAGTTACCCAGGAGGAAGTTGACTTGTTCATGGACTGCCTGTATTCACATTTCCATAGGCATTTCAGAATTCATTTATCAGCCACGAGATTGGTTCGTGTTTCAACATCTGTAGCTTCAGCACATACTGATGGAAAAATAAAG attttgTGTCCTAAATACCTTATTGGAGTGCTGGCGTATTTGACAGAACTGGCAATTTTTCAAATTGAGTGA